The Callospermophilus lateralis isolate mCalLat2 chromosome 4, mCalLat2.hap1, whole genome shotgun sequence genomic interval ctcacacattctctttaagcactttagcactgagctacaagTCAGTGAGAGTTTTTATTTAAGGTATAGTTATGTGATGTGACTGTGGATACTCCTGATTTATTTTAGATTCTATTTTCATGGAACATCTTGTTACTGTGTGAGTCTTAGAGGAGAATTGAGCTTCTTGTCAGCAATTtatacttcattctttttttgttgttgttgttgttgttgttcatttaaCTACTTTGCATCTCTTAATTAGAGAATTTAACATGCTTACATGCTTACATAGGTAAAGTCTTACTACAGCCTTTGTAACTTCTTTTCTGGTTTTAGTGTACTTCCTTTCTATCCTTTCCCCTTTCTTACTGTCTTCTTTTGTGATTAAGTGATTTACTTCATTTGTGAGAGTGTTTTTATTTCTTGCTTACTATATTTGGCTTACAGATTTTTTGTGTTTACTGTGAATGTTACAAAGACATCTTTGACTATaacaagttatttttaaaaagatatcaaCACAGCATGATTATGAAGctaagaaaaaaaagacatatgAAAAAGAAACTATACCAACAAAAGCACTACATTTTCACTCCACTCCTCCccgtattttgaatttttaatatccCACCCCACATATTCATGTAAACATATAATGTACTTATTAGGCTTGTTTGTTCATCATCTTCATAGACTCTACTGTACAACATTAAGGCATTGTGAATTTGTCTGTATGGGAACTCTTATTATTGAGTTTTAAATCTTGCCATCTTTCCTTCCTACTCTTCAACATcactttctttcattttaaagaactccctctagcaattCTTGGCATTCAATTCTGGTGGTGTCTAATCCTCCCAGCATTTAGCTAAGCAcaccttttcctctttttcatttCAAAGAATAGCTTTGATTCCTTTGAAGTTAAAagttaaagaaattacatgaaaaTACACCAACAAAAATTTCTCTCAAAAGAGAAAGCAGTTCTGACATCTACCTTACATTACTTTTGTTgataatttatttttccttcactgttttaaaaatcTCATGCCACTCTCTCCAACCTATAATATTTCTGTTAAAATGTCTGTTTTCAGGTAAATTGAGATGTCCTATGTGTTGTTTATTTCCTCCAGCCACCTTAAGAATCTTATTTTTATCTTTGGCATTTGATAACTTCATTTAAGTATGTCTTGAAGTAGACTTGGTCAAGCTAAGTCTGTCTGGTGATAATTGAGTTTCCTATATATGGATATTTGTATTCCCTTATCAGTTAGTGAAGTTTTCTGTTATCATGTCTTCTAAAAAGTTATCAACTGATTCTTTTAAATTCATCCATagaggctgtggctgtggctcagtggtagagcactcaactggcacacgtgaggcactgagttcaattctcagcaccacttaaaaatatataaaataaaggtattgtgtctacctaaactatatatatatatatatatatatatatatatatatatatatatatatatatatatatatatatatggtgagTTCATCTGTATTGGTTACTAACTGGTTGGCTTCCTGtacattatttttacattttgacAATTAGTATTTTCTGGAAAGTTCTTGATGCTTAATGCTGTTCAACATCATTTAAGCACTGAGTGTTTATTCCAGTCTACATAGTCCATCTTTGGTTAGGCCTTTTGTTCTAGGAATTTTAAGAGGGCTGCTTATTTTCTGAATCTTTAGTTATTTCTGCCATTTGAACACTAGATAGTGTACTAAGTCCAGGGTTACTGTAGTCTTGTTATTGATATGTTCATTGTTTCAGCACTAGAGGGTGATCCAAGTGTAGTTTGCCCCAATTCTGCAGCTTATATTGTTCAGTATAAATTTAGTGTTCATCAGAATAAAGTGGCTTGTTTTTAGACGTTTCAGTCTATGGTGGCTTGTTCCCACATTCTGCTGGGATCAGTGCAGTGCTACACTGTAACAGACAAATTACAATGATAATTGTTAATATTACTGAAAAGTTACTTGTTTTCTTACAGTATTTTAGATGTTAACCTACATAAAATCAGAACAAAATAATCTATGCATTGACTACacttatttttcctcctttacaaCAAATGAACAAATCTGAATTCTAGAGAAGGTAATGGTTTGTTCAAAGTGTCAAGGTTGTAAATTACAAAGCCAGCATACAAAGCCAGGCAACCTAATTCCAGCACACATTCACTTAAGCAGCACACTGTTGCTATGAAACATATGACTGATTCTCTTGcatcaaagagataattcagagaCTTATATCTATTCAAAGGAATGTTAATCAACACTATCCAATTGACCCTTTAATTGAAATCAATGGTGATGAATCTTTTAGTTTTCTataaggaacaaaatataaagaattgtattttttataataaaaaggttttgaattttgataatttttctgtatctattgagatgatcatgtgattttatcCTTCATTTTGTTAATGTGGTTTAACTAATAAATTGATTTTCCCATTTTGAGCATTTTGTGGATAAATTGCtattttatgattaaaaattCTCAATGCACTAGGTTTAGAAGTAGGAAATAATCCCAAAGTAATAAGACAGCATATTACAAGCCCATCACTAACATCCTTTTCAGTGATGGAAAAATTGATCATTAAAGATCAAATTCAAGACATATATTGCCATATTCACCACTTTTTTTATTCAATGAGGAACTGAAAGTGATAGCTATTTAATTTgacaaaaataagaaatgaaaagtattcatttggaaaaaaaaagtcatactcTCTTTCTGTATAGATGACATGATTTTCTATAAGGACAACATtgaagaatacacacacacacacacacacacacacacacacagtaaaaaCCAGTAAACAAAGTAAAGTTGCAAGATATCAAACATACAAAAATTAGCTGCATGTCCACActaacaacatatatttgaaaattAGTAAGGAAACAATTTAATTTACAAAAACAGGGCATAAATCACTTAAAATAAACTTAAATGATTAGTGAAAAAACTTCCATGCTGAAAACTGTAAAACACTGAGGAATGACATAAAAGGATTCCTTGTTTTTGGATTGGaagttttaagtttttaaaattgtttcttaCACAAAGTTATCTATACACTCAATGCAATCTTATCAAGATTTTAACAGCAGTTTttttactaaaagaaaaaaatgtctaaaATTCTAATGAAATATCCTAAGAATTAGAATAGCAAATCTGTCCTGAGAAACAAGAATAGAGCTGGATGCAAACACTTGATGATTTCTAAATATATGACAAAGCTACAATTAAACAGTATGGCATTTATATAAAGACAGGCATGTAAACTAATTGAACAGAATACAGAGCTCAGTAAAATCTAATAGCATGCACAGAAAACTGATCTTTTACATGGTGCTAAGAATTCACAATAGGAAAGGACATTTCATACAGTAAATAGAATTTCAAAAATCATATattcacatgcaaaagaatgaaactagagcCTTATCTTACATTATACACAAATATGAACTGGAAAAAGACTAAAGACTAAACATAAGATCTgagacaacacacacacacacacacacacacacacacacacacacatacaaacacacatctgAGACAGTAAAACTCCTAGGAAGAAATATATGTGGAAAGCTTCATGACATTGATCTTGGCAATGACACCAAAAGCTCAGGTGAAAAACCCCAAAATAGACAAGTGGCAGCACATCAAATTGAGAAGCTtctacacaggaaaaaaaaacagaatgaaaagtcattccatgaatgaaaaaaattataaaatataaacattgtaagggattaatatccaaaattaAAGGAACTCCATAgaattcacagaaaaaaaaactaatgcaattgaaaaaatggggaaaagacCTGAATAGTTATTTTCCCAAAGATGAGTTACAAATGTATAAGGTTATCAACATCCCTAATTATCAGAGAAGTGCAAGTTAAAACCACAGTGAAGCATCACACCTGTTACGATGGCtattatataaataaaagtaaaaacaacAATCCTCCAAGTAAAAGTAACAAGTGTTGGCCAGAAGAGAAGAAATTGAGACTCATGTACACTGTTGATGAGGATGTAAAATGGCACCTCCACTACAGAGAACAGTACAATTGTTCCTCAAAACAATCACAAATAGAACTACCACATGATATGGAAATGCAAAAATTCATTTTATatgtatccaaaagaattaaaaccaGGATCTTCCAGAGATTTTCAAATACTTATGTATATACCACATCATTATTCACAATATCGAGGATATGAAAGCAATCCTTTAAATATCCATCTACAGATTAGTGGACAAAGaaaacatgatatatatatacacattagtATATTATTCAGCCCTAATTAATAATGAGATTTTGCCATATGTAACATACATGAATGTGGAAGACATACTAAGATAAAAGTCAGTCAGTCAATGACAAATAATGCCTTGGCTCCACATACTGAACATAGTCAAACTCAGAAGCAGAAAGTAATGAATTTTTTAGGTCTGCTGTCTTGGGGAAATCAGCAAGTGCTATTCAGTGAGTATAAAGTTTCAATTATGGAGGATGTATATGTTTTAGAGATCTAATACATATCATTGTGTCTATATTAACGATAATGTATTTTGCACTTAAAATTTTGGAAAGAGAGTAAATGTTGATGTTGTGTTCTtactaaattaaaaacaaaaagaatgggGAGAAGGAATGAAATTTTGGGAGGTGATGGATATGTTTAATACCTTGAATTCTTAAATGTGGTGATGATTTTATGGATGTAAATATAATgtcaaaacaaatcatattttgtgCCTTACATGGTGcactttctttatatcaatcctAGGTCAATAActgctaaaatatattttaaaataaagaagtaatgtgttattttttaaagtgaGTGAATTGGGAACTGCTGGGAACTATGCTACTTATTATGTGATTATCTGATTATtaggaaaaggaaacaaaacatgaacCAAGAAGTTATGATATATTAAAAGCAGGAACAAAATtaattcataataataataattcatggCATACATGAAGTACTTTTTTCTAGCCCCTAAGCTAAGCAGAATTTTCCTAGATtttataaattttccttttaatgtcttaaatatttttttcttaatcaatttttatctttaatatttatttgacaAATAATATTACCTCACATAAATCAATGTGCAAACTTTACCAAAATCAGAGTGGAACAactaacaaaagagaaaaaataatattaGCTAGTATACAACATGGATATATATTTCTAAATCATGGCCTAAGTAAGGTAAAATTCCTCAGAAAGTGTCATTCCTAAGctcacatttgcttttttttacaaatgttttataaaaatttGAGTTTTGATATTGCCTTTTCCTTAAGTAATAACTGTAATTAGAACAGTTCTACTCCCATGAAATtggcctttttgtttgtttgtttgcctcagagattgaacccacacATGCTTAACAACGTGTTAAgtacacatccccagccttttttagttttatattttgagattgattcttggctttgaacttgtgatagtacagccccagcctcctgagtcagtggaattataggtgtgcatgaCTATACCCAACATGAAATTGTTTTTAAAGTCATAGTTATATTAATTTATCTTGTGAAAGCCatcataaaaaagtaaaataatacaggtaataataaatataataaatttatttagaagcaaaaactagaaataatatTAAATCTATTTCTAATTTGCTATCATGATCATGAATATTACTCAATTTTTAAATCATATAGATTTTAAGTAAGTTGTGAATTAAATTTCAAATGTTCAATACAAAAATTAATCCTCCTCTTCCACCTTGTTTAACCTATATTGTTTATATATTATTTCTTCCTGTAATCTATATGTCTGTTTACcctatttaaaaaacaacaacaacagtaatCATTTAAAACACAGTATTTTAGATCTCTAGAACTACCAAAAGGCAAAAAGAcggtatacacatacacatacagacacacctatatgtacacacatttgtaagaacatatatgtgtatgcaaatatttgtatAAACACATACATGAATTACTAACTCAAGAAACACAATGATTATTCTGTTCAAATATATGTGCAGTGATTATCATTAGCATGTATATACTTGAAGTATATAAATTCATATATAAAGAGACTTTAGACCTATTTTTGTAGTGTATCATACAAAAATGCATCAAATCATTCCACAATAATTTTTGTGTGTGAGTTCATAAAGGACTTGATATATAAGTACATTAAATTAATCCCAAATAGCATTAGAAAGTTGTTTTTCTTAGAAGAGATAAGAAAGCAGAGACTAACTAAACAGCAAGGGTTTTGGCTTTATAGTTAAAATCATGCACCTGAATTAGTTGTAAATCATGTTCAGATTGATGATTTTGAGGCAAATATCTTCCTCACAATGTCTTTAATTGCTTGTTTCACCTGCTGGTTCCTTAGAGTGTAAATAAATGGATTCAGCATAGGAGCGACAGAGGTGTTGAGCATAGCCACCCCCTTTGTTAAAGCAACTCCTTCCTTTGCTGATGTTTTCATGTACATGAAGATGCAGCTTCCATATGAGATGGAGACAACAATCATGTGTGAGGAACAGGTTGAGAAGGCCTTTGTTCTTTGTTGAGATGAGGGAATTCTTAGAATTGTTCTGAGGATGTAAGCGTAGGAGAGAATTATTAGTGTCAACGTGGTCAGGAGAGTGAACAAAGCTAAAACAAAACTCAAGAGCTCTAGAGTACTGGTATCTGTGCAAGAGATTTGCAGCAAAGGAGCAGAGTCACAGGTGAAGTGGTCAATGACATTGGAATCACAGAAATCTAACTGCAAGCCCATGGTCAGTGGTGGAAAAATGACCAAGAAACCAGCCAGCCAAGAGATGATGATGAGCTGGTAACAGATCTTGTTACTCATGATGGTTGTGTAATGTAGAGGCTTGCAGATAGCCACGTAGCGATCATAGGACATAGAGGCCAGGAGGAAAAATTCTGTTGAGCCCAGGAAGATAAAGAAAAATAGTTGAGCTGCACAAGCATTGTAGGAAATGGACTTGTCCCCAGTTAGGATGCTGATCAAAAACCTAGGGTTACAGACAGAAGTAAATGAAATTTCTAGGAAGGAGAAATTCCTGAGGAAGAAATACATGGGGGTCTTCAGGTGGGAATCCAGGAGGGTAAGGGTGATGATAGTTAGATTTCCAGTAACACTCAGCACATAGGTgagaaacaaaaagaagaaaatcacaaCCTGTAGCTCTGGATCATCTGTTAGACCCAGGAGGATGAAGTCTGTTACTGATgttctatttttcatttccaaGGAGTGGTTTAAGGCAGATTTtactgataaaatgtatctggAAAACAATAAAGTATGAGTCATAAGGGAAGCAAAAATGTTTGCATATGTTTtttgaagtaatttttttttgcatttttgatATTAAGCACTGGGGActttggttgtgtgtgtgtgtttctcactTTCTATTATTCAATCATacctatatatatttatttttaatatgactGCTCTGTTTTACTCTGTCTCtacatttacatttattattgagaaataaatttattgGCCACAAATTGTCAAATGCTTCATTATTAACTAAAATATAAGGGGTACTGTGCCTTTATTACATTATCTTTTCTAGGATTAAACATTCTTATTTGATCATGCAACATGTGATCAACATAACTTTCTAAGGAAAgttctaaataattttttttgagaaGTAGCCACTACTAACTTCACTAGTATTTTTTTCttgacattcacacacacacacacacatacacacacacacacacacacacacacacacacacacacacaaataacctGGATAATTGATTCTAATTAATATTTTGAACTTTTAAACATGGTCTGTGTAAATAGTATCCCATTTTCTCCATTCCAAATACAATCTATTTCTAGATATTATTGGAAATTTTGGAACCTCTAACTTCATTCTTGATTTAAAAAACAATACATACCATTAATTAATGGTATATTTCATAattgctaaaatatttttaaaaatctaattaagCATCAAAGAGTCTGGCCAGAAAATTTTAATGTTCTATATGAATAATTCACAAATAGCActcgaacttgaaatatataaatgCTTTCCATAAATTAATTAGAACTATCTTGAACATTAAGACCATTAACATGTGATAGGTctcctaaaataaaaatgtacaagTATTAAGGAAGGTGTGGTGTGTTCTACATATTTCAGTCAGTTGCCAGAATTTATTACAATATATTCTTAAATATCAATTTATTAAGTTAACTACTAAATGTATGTGTACAATTTATTAAGTTAACTActaaatgtatgtgtatgttttatatatatatatatatatatatatatatatatatatatatatatatatatcagatataTATAAATAAGCACACCAGATCAAAcattatgaaataaatatgatAGAATAAATAGTAGTTGAAACATagataaaaaaatcttaaaattactTGCCTCTTATCAAATATTGATGGCAAATCTTAAGTGTTGAATACAAAATAATATTCTCAATTTGCTTAAATCAAAAGTCATGCAACTgttcaaaatatattttgctcTCTCCTTCCATAAAACTGCAAGTTCCCTCACAAAGTCTTTGATGCTTCATTTTGAAACACCCagtaaaatatttgatttttagcttttaatcATCATTTAATACCTGGAGGCCTGACATATTCCATTCCACccagtaaaatattttatttttatcttttaatcgTCATTTAATACATGGAGGCCTGACATATTCCATCCACTACCTTAGGATCATATCTTTAGATGAAATTTCTCCATTATAAATGATAAAAATTCTAGAGTTGGTTTTGATATTTCTCAGAGGGCCAAATCCATTATTTTCCCCTAGGAATAAAGTAAAAATAGCACCTTCAGTGTACTTTGTTTTACATAAATTCAGAAAAAACTTGAGGCAAATAAATGCTTAATTACTTTTGCGGTATATAATAGGGCCCTAATCGATCTGTGTACTTGATCCATTTTAGTAATCATATTTTAATTGTGTGATTATGGTACCTATGTCCCAGGAGAAGTCTGAGGAAATTATCCAGCAAAATGTTAACTGGGTATTTGGGAAAGGGTGAATCCcaggaaaaataaacaaatatcttcTGATGTTCACTGTCATACTTTGCAAGTATTATCcttaatgttgaggaaaatcagcttaaaatataaaaataaaaaaagtgagAGGTCTATTAAGAAAAAAGTCCTGAAAAAAATAATCTATGGAACACTTTCAAAAAATTACCTGAGGTTATTGAGATATATTATAGCAGCTGAAATTTACAGAGAGTATTGCTCCTTTCATTAGTTAAGCTAAGTTATAAGTGTTCATCTAAAATTGGAAGtaacttttacatttatttttatttccaagaAGATCAACATAGTATTGTCTGCATCTCATATGCAGATCTAAGAAAGACTGAGGCAGAAATGATATTTGAACAAACACTAAGAAACTTCCCAATTTTGATGAAAGACATACATCGACAAACCAAAGAAGTTAAAGAGACTTCAGGTGGGATAAGCTCAAAAATAATTATATGAAGCCacattataaattaatttattgaaagacaaaaataaaaagaacacttTTGGAGCAGCAGAGGAATTCAAAGCAATTCTTGGTAAGCCTATCACCTAATTTCTCACTAAAAACCATGAAGGCATCAGGCTTTCTTTTCTCCATCCTCTTACCAACACTTGTTATCTCTTTGTTCATGTCTTACTCATATAGTAATTTAAGCAAGATATAATGTAATATCTTACTGTGGTTTTTAATTGCATTTCCATGATGTTTGGTGATGATGAGAAACTTTTGGTCATTTGTAtgtattatttgaaaaaaaaaatgtctatttaagtctttgtccttaaaaaaaaaaagggggagtttttcttttctattgtgTTGTAGGAGTTTcttaatattttggatattagctcCTTTTCACATATATGGTTTGTAAATAATTTTTCTTCCATTATTCACATTGCTTTTTCATACTACTGATTATATATTTTGCTGTTTATAAACTATAGCTTAATACAgtatcatttgtttttgtttttatagatatacttttggtgtcatataaaaaaaaatttacaaggcCAAGGTCTTTGTTTTCTTCTGGGAGTTTTAGGGTTTCAGATCTTATGTTTACATCCTTAATCCATTTCAAAATTTTTATAAGGTGTATAAATAAAGatacaattttattcttttgcatgtatatatttagttttcccatttATTAAGGAGACTTTGTCTCCTTGTATATTATTTGTGACCTTAACTACGATTAGTTGACCATATTTGT includes:
- the LOC143396974 gene encoding olfactory receptor 6C76; this encodes MKNRTSVTDFILLGLTDDPELQVVIFFFLFLTYVLSVTGNLTIITLTLLDSHLKTPMYFFLRNFSFLEISFTSVCNPRFLISILTGDKSISYNACAAQLFFFIFLGSTEFFLLASMSYDRYVAICKPLHYTTIMSNKICYQLIIISWLAGFLVIFPPLTMGLQLDFCDSNVIDHFTCDSAPLLQISCTDTSTLELLSFVLALFTLLTTLTLIILSYAYILRTILRIPSSQQRTKAFSTCSSHMIVVSISYGSCIFMYMKTSAKEGVALTKGVAMLNTSVAPMLNPFIYTLRNQQVKQAIKDIVRKIFASKSSI